The sequence below is a genomic window from Wyeomyia smithii strain HCP4-BCI-WySm-NY-G18 chromosome 1, ASM2978416v1, whole genome shotgun sequence.
ttttattttacatgattttctcgaaattacgcgatatgTGACATGGAAAGTACTGTTTatgtagagctgtacattatcCTGCGGTAAGGTGAATAATGATGCGACGCTAATTGCGCTCATTATGGCAATGGCCCAAAAAATCCTAGtataaaaacagaataaaaattaTGTCATATTATTAGCTTCGAAATATAATCTTCGAAAGTTAAGTATACTTTTTAGTAGTTGTGTAAAATGCTGTCACCACAATAGCCTGAAAATTTTGCCTCTGAATACATTGGTAAGAGCAATCCGCTTCTGTGAATAGTTTCGTCACCCCAAAATACATTCAACAAAAAGTGTGTTCTGCTCATCTGCTGCTAAAATCCTAGCTATGTCCAGCCGCGTTACCGGAAGTTATGCCATGACTAGAGGTAGTGGAAAACTTTCTTCATGAAATCCTGTTACGGATGTCACATTTAGGGTGACCACATGCTTTAGTTGCGGTTTATCGTACAATTTCATAGTGTCCACTCGCCAAGAAACGCTCGAAGTTCATTTGCTGAAGTTTACGACCTGCAAAAAAGTTAATCTACCAAAGCCATTGATCGTCCTAGTGTAAGAACACCCTACTGCACTACCTCTAGAAGTTATGTTCAGGATGAGAACCTAGGCACAGTGGAACAAAAAGTGCGAATCAAGACCACTCACCAAAAGGGTTAATTTTCGTGACATCCGAGCTCAAGGTATAAAACACTGCTGAACAAGTTTGACCTGCCGGAAAATTGCGTTTAACGGCGCTTATTTTACGACACCAGCTTTCGACTGAAACGACCCGACCGAAGCCGGAGCAGAATTTCACAAATCATGCAACAAGTAACTGTATAGCTCAGTAGTCGTACGCTGTGCACACAGGTCCGGTGATCCGTGATATAGCGTTAATTGCAGCGTTGGTGGCATCCGACAGCGAAACGGGAAATTGACCGAACAAATCGTTCATTTCCGCTTATAATCGATTATGATGCTAgataaaaaagggaaaaaaaagttttcgacgCTGTTGGTTCACATTTTTCTGCCGTGTTTCGTTCAAGACAGAACAGTGACTTTTTGCGATGTTCCTGCTGAGCACCGGATTATTACTACTTGATTTGATGCTCATCTTTGCCACGGACAAACCTATGCCACGAAGAGATGCTGATTATCCGCCGCAATTTGTGCTAGAAGCTGCCAGAATACCGCACCGGGAATGCGTTGCCGAAACTGGTGTTGCAGAGGCAGCCATAAAACGATTCAGCGATGTGGAAATTTTTGATGACGACGAAAAGTTAAAGTGCTACATGGACTGTATGTTTCGGAAGACAAATCTCACCGACGAAAAAGGGGAGCTGCATTTCGGAAAGGCACTGGAATATGTTCCCCAAGAGTTGGAAGACATAGCGCTGAAAATGGGCGTCAAGTGCACAAAGCCAAAGGGTAAAACGTTGTGCGAACGGGCTTTTTGGATCCACAAGTGTTGGAAAACCGCTGATCCTGTGGTGAGTGAGTTGTCTTGAGTGTATCTCAATAACTAGAAGGCCTGTTGCATTAGTGAAAAGATGGTGGCG
It includes:
- the LOC129718025 gene encoding general odorant-binding protein 83a-like translates to MFLLSTGLLLLDLMLIFATDKPMPRRDADYPPQFVLEAARIPHRECVAETGVAEAAIKRFSDVEIFDDDEKLKCYMDCMFRKTNLTDEKGELHFGKALEYVPQELEDIALKMGVKCTKPKGKTLCERAFWIHKCWKTADPVHYFLA